A window of the Brassica napus cultivar Da-Ae chromosome C5, Da-Ae, whole genome shotgun sequence genome harbors these coding sequences:
- the LOC106452484 gene encoding vacuolar protein sorting-associated protein 55 homolog encodes MFSSSILLQILACAIYSNWWPMLSALMYVVVPMPCMFFGGGSTQFLISRDGGGWIDAAKFLTGASTVGSLAIPIILRHAGMIETGAMLIEFTSFFIFICTVMCFHRASLDDDW; translated from the exons ATGTTTTCATCAAGTATCCTCCTACAGATCCTG GCTTGCGCGATATATAGTAACTGGTGGCCAATGCTGTCAGCACTCATGTATGTGGTTGTGCCTATGCCATGCATGTTCTTTGGAGGAGGCTCAACACAATTCCTAATTAGTCGAGATGGTGGAGG GTGGATAGATGCAGCGAAGTTCTTGACAGGAGCATCAACGGTGGGAAGCCTGGCGATTCCAATCATTTTAAGGCATGCAGGAATGATCGAGACGGGTGCAATGCTGATAGAATTCACATCGTTCTTCATATTCATATGCACCGTCATGTGTTTTCACAGGGCTAGCCTGGATGATGATTGGTAA